The Cannabis sativa cultivar Pink pepper isolate KNU-18-1 chromosome 8, ASM2916894v1, whole genome shotgun sequence genomic interval TTGTGTATTTTTGTGCCAAAAAGTACGTAATTAACCATATCATTATTGGAAATGTTCATTGTTCAGacggaaagaaaaaaaaagaaccaTGCTATTATTGGGATTTCATGTTATCTTTGCTCAGCTTTGaacttatttcaaattttataaattcCAGGATGTATTTATAAAAGATGATATGGAATAATATGTATTACATCCTATAATGCCTGTATGAAATACTGCATGCTCGACATATGATACTAGATTAACATACATAACCAAGGCCTATTACAGCCACTGCTGCCAATCACATAGTACATAGAAAAAGATAATTCTTCAAATTCCTTTTCCTTGAAGATCCAAACAGTCTCACAATGTCTCATCTTATTCTCACATCCTCTTCTATATCATTGAATTGAATATTCTACTATTTCTTTCCAACCAAAGCTTTCATTGAACAGTAAGAACAACAACGTTCTAAATTTTCTTCTTATATATACCCTTGAATTATGACACCCCTAGTTTTAGGAGACATTTATATAGTAAAAAGAGTAAGTATGATTTGTAAAACTAGTTCATACCTATCTTTTAGGCATATGATTTCTCAATGTTATTTGGTTACAGCTACTTAACACTGACTCTCTGTTTTCCCTTACTCTTCAAATGTATTGTCTACAAGTATTTTCTTTACTTGGTGGTGCTTGCATGTGTTGATATCCTTCTTGGCTTTTTTAATGAATGTTTGATGTTGGTGACCAATTACACAAGATACCACCTATCTCCCTTCCTTTGCGGCTCTTATGTTGGCATTCATCATTGAAGAGAAGTGATTACTTTGACTGGTCCTACAACATGACATTATTTTTGTCTTTTTACATATGAATGTGTGCAGCGTAATTGACTGCATATGGTGCTCCTCTTCTGGTTACTCCTTGAGGATTCCAAAAATTAAAAGTAGCTAAATTATTACTAAGGCACTTATATAAGTTGTATTGGGTTGGATTCTGTAGGATAGCAGAAAGCCAGATATAATTGCTTACCGTACTGTCTGTATTGTAATTTTGGTCCATCAAGTCTCATGTATTTGTGATTTACTTCAGGTTCATCTGCTACTGATTGGATGCAAGATGGAGATTTCAGTAACTGGCTCGATCAGCAGATGTTTGATACAGAAAGTGTGGAAGAAGAGAAGAGATGGTCGTCACAGCCCCAATCTTCTCTTCGTTTCGGAGAATCAAAACCTTTGTACAGAACATCTTCATACCCCCAGCAACCCTTGCAGCATCAATTCTCCAACGAACCAATTATAGTACCTAAATCAGTGTATACCTCTTTCCCTCCACCCGGTAGCAAGTCTCAGCAGGCTTCACCACACCAACCAAATCATTCATCACTTCCTGGTGCATCCCAAATGCCCTTCTCTACACCAAACCTGTCTCACATGTCTAATCCTAATCTGCATTTGGCTGGTTTGCCTCATGGGCTACATTATGGAGGGAACATGTCTCAATTTACCAGTCCTGGCCTTTCTTTCAATAGTAGGCCTCAAAATCATTGGGTCAGCCATGCTGGAATATTGCACGGGGATGACTCCAGTCTTTTAAACAATATATTGCAACAACAGCTGTCTCATCAAAATGGACTCTTGCCCCCACAACTGCTGTCCCCACAGCAACTGCAACAGCAGAGACTGCATCATTCAGTTCAACCATCATTGGCCCATTTTGCAGCACTGCAATCCCAAATTTACAGTACTCATCCATCTCCCTCGCACAGAGCTATGCTTGGATTACCTGACATAAGAGAGCAAAGGCCCAAACACAGAAGCAACAAAAACTTGCGTTTCTCTCAACAGGCTTCTGATACTAGTAGCCAGAAAAGTGACAGTGGAAGGCTGCAATTCAGATCGAAGCACATGACGTCTGAGGAAATAGAGAGCATTCTTAAGATGCAACATGCTGCCACACATAGCAATGATCCATATATAGATGATTACTATCACCAGGCTAGTCTTGCAAAAAAGGCCTCTGGTTCAAGGTCGAAACAACCTTTCTGCCCATCTCACCTAAGGGAACTCCCTTCTCGAGCTCGTGGTAGTTCAGATCAACATTCTCATCTTTCTGCTGATGCTCTTGGAAGACTTCCTCTCTCTTCTATACGCAGGCCTCGTCCCCTTCTTGAAGTTGATCCTCCATTGACTGGTTCTGGTGATGGCAGTTCCGAGCAAGTTTCTGAGAGGCCTTTGGAACAGGAACCAATGCTTGCTGCTAGAATAACCATTGAAGATGGCCTCTGTCTTCTTCTTGATATTGATGATATTGATCGTCTCCTGCAGTCTGGCCAGTCACAAGATGGAGGTGTACAACTTAGGCGAAGGCGGCAGATCCTGCTAGAAGGGATGGCAGCATCAATTCAGCTTGTTGATCCACTCGGCAAAAACAGCCATGCAGTGGGGTTAGCTCCAAAGGATGATCTTGTGTTCCTGCGGTTAGTCTCTCTTCCAAAGGGCAGAAAGCTCCTTTCCAGGTTTCTTCAACTACTTTTCCCTGGTAGTGAGCTTGCCCGTATTGTATGTATGGCTATATTCCGTCATTTGAGGTTTTTGTTTGGCGGCCTTCCTTCTGATCAAGGAGCAGCAGACACTACAACTAATCTTGCAAAGACAGTGTCCACATGTGTGAATGGCATGGACCTACGTGCACTAAGTGCTTGTCTTGTTGCAGTTGTTTGTTCCACAGAGCAGCCACCACTCCGCCCCCTCGGAAGCCCTGCTGGGGATGGAGCTGCAGTCATTTTGAAGTCTGTCCTGGAAAGGGCAACTGAACTTCTGACTGATCCACATGCTGTTGGAGGTTGTAGTATGCCCAATCGTGCTCTCTGGCAGGCTTCCTTTGATGAGTTCTTTGGCCTTCTTACTAAGTATTGCTTGAGCAAATACGAAACTATTGTACAATCAATATATTCACAGACTCAGCCAAGTACAGAGGTTATTAGTGCAGAGGCATCAAAAGCAATACACCGTGAAATGCCTGTGGAGCTTCTGCGGGCCAGTCTTCCTCACACAGATGAGCATCAGCGAAAACTTCTGTCAGATTTTGCACAGCGATCGATGCCCATTTCTGGATTTAGCACCCATGGGAGTAGTGGTGGTCAGCTAAACTCTGAATCAGTTAGGGGTTAATTTTATCAGAAAACTACGGAAATGTGACAGGTCTCAATACAAGCATGGAGGGCCATCAACACCGACTCTTCCAATTGCTTTCACAATGTCAATCTGCTAAGAGTGGAATGAAGCAGCATTGGAGTGCAACGGGTATGCTCCTATGTCGGAGTCATTTTAACACTTCGACCTTTTAcctttagatattttatttgcgtaagagcaaaaaaaaaaaaaaaaaactgtaactGTCTTTTTAATGAATTTTATAGTGATATGCATAAATGTGTATTATGATGGAAACAAGTGATGGGAGTTTGAGACTGGAAGATGGGTTCTTCTGGGGAGCTTTATTTTGGTGCTCTGTGTTGAACTCCAGCCAAAACTGGAAGCATAGGGGATAGTACATGTACAgggtagttttttttaatagaacCTTCAAAACTCCTTTGTTCCTGCTCATTTTCGAAGACGTTTATTATTTGTCTGGGAAGATGTTACAATCAtgtctctctcactctctctctcttataaCTAGTTTCCTTGTACGGtgaacaataatgcttccaCAGATTCACCATACAACATTACAATCAAGGTAAGGTATTAGGTATCTTATTTATCATTCATCTTGCAAATGCCTAATCTTTTAATCTAATAAGCTGTTGTACTGCTTTGGCGTTGAGATTAGTTTGTTGTATTTAGATTTGtgttaacatatatatatgtccTGTAGTCAAATTAATCAAATTGCCTCTAAATATCCTCTTATATCATCTTAAAGTAGTAGCTCTTCCTCCCTCTCATCATCGTGATTTATAATagcataaaatattaatatagtcTTGATGTAGAATTAAAATAACTCAAGTTTCTTCTACTGGTGTATTTTCCAGCCAAAAAAAGGTTTCTTCTACTGAGTACCGACCAAATTATCATATTTTAGGTTGAATATTATCATATTTATATTGTGAAGTTAAATTTGTGTTATTACTAATGCTTGCATTGCATAGTGCCGAAAGTTAAGTTGAGTGGCAAACTAGATTTAGACACAAACAATGCAATAAGctattcatcttttttttttctttttctttttggtcAGAAATAAGCTTTCTTTGCGATAATATACTTTCTAAAACGTGGTTTTTTATGCATTaatctttttgtaaaataatctcGACAAATGTCAAATTTAGAGATCAGAATTCGATTATTTGTATTTTCAACCACAATTCTACAGTATTTCGTCCATATTTTGACTTTGTGCGAACTAATAACCCTAtgctaaatttataataattaacttcgttttttttttttaaaaaaaaaaatacatgtataAGGTAACTATCCTCTATGAACATTTTTAAACAAGGCAATTCCCATTATTTGATCTCTTTCATCTCATCCACCTGTCATATCTTTCTGtggatattttttattatattttaaatttagaaagtataaataataattatagcaATAAGTGAATTGGTCAGAAGGAAAGGTAAGAGTGCGAAAGAGGAGACAGGAAGAGAGTATATGCAATGAACTAAAATAATAAGAGTGAACAACAAGCACCCACCTGGCTCTTCCTCCTTCCCTTTGCATATGTTGTAAGCCACTTATGTAATGTAAAACTAAAACCACATTCActttttgttatatataaatctatgtctatatatataaatatatatatatctatattaggcctgtaatataatattaaataatgatGTAAATGAGTGGGAAAAAAATCCTACACAAGATCATGGAATATGGACATAAGGATATATAGTCTAAAACTGCATCATCACTAAAAGGATTTTAACTGAATGctctctgtattaaatattatatgaaaTTGATGACAATTATTCCAAAGTTGTAGGGAAAGAAAAAGTAGAATAATGAATATTATGATTGGAGAAGAAAAGTATGAGaagattaatcaataaatagGTTATGCTGTCTCAATTGAAATATTGAATGTTTTGATTTACCAACTTTCCTAACTAATGACAGATccacaaatataaatatatatatccatTATAGACGAAGCTGTAGAGGATATTCGCTTTCATTACTAatcaccatatatatatatatatatatatatcttatataATTACTTATTACATCATATGGTATTTATAAATTCTCATATAATAATGTTTTACCTCAACAATTCCGCTGATTTAATAGAGaactaaataataaaaacaaaacatcaCTGTCAGTTCTGACTGGCACAAAAAACCAAGGGCTTcataacaaacacaaactttGTACATAGGCGGCTCTTGTATCATGTATGGTATACtacaatattaaatttaaaataaaaaaaaaaaaagataaaacaaaaaaacacaAGCTATACAAGTGGTGAATTTTGAATTCTTTTCACTGAAGAAACAAGACTAATgtaaaccatttttttttttggggggggggggggtacgtcaaatatttgttttattgattttgttattgtaaggaaactataattttatttgtttaattagttttttctaATGATAGGAACAAGTCAACTGAACCTTTTTGAGCATGCATGAACGTGGATTCTACGAACTATAGCGTTTATTGATCATCTTTTGGCCCTTAATCAAAGGGTTACTATAAGGCAGAGACTTTGTCCAAGTATTGCATTTAGTTATTTTCTCTCAATTTCCTACTTTTAAGGTTCTATCATCTTTTCTTTCGCCAAGCTTTGCACACAGGTTTTTCTCTTCAACCAAGCACTtctccttcatttttttttcttctcaattcatAAGATTTTTAAGGTAGTGTTTCAATCCTATATTAGATATTTTCTCATTAATACATTAATAATCTTTTTCTGGGTTGTTGTTTTTAATCCTTCACAATTTAAATTCTGTCTGCTAATATTTATATGAACGTTTCCTCTGTTCAAAATTGATCTCtattttgtatataattttCCTCTGCTAATATTGACTTTTCGAACAATAATGAATATCCAATCATGATGGGATATATAAAGTCTTTTTGTGGTGATCTGTTCTGCcttagtttattattatatctattggaataatttatctttttaacaTGTTTGCTACAGATATTTTAATGACCGGCTATTCATTCTAATTTTCCCGGAgtttttctttataattaaaCAAAAGCTTCATATTAATTAAACCAACCCAATAATCTTAAGATTTTAATTTCAAGAATAATCTTTGGTATTTACAGGCATGGATTTTGTAGATTCAAAGAGGAAGAACAATTTTTCTGTGAGGATCTTTTTGGCTGCTTTCCTAGTTAGTCTTTCAATTTTCTGGTTCAAGTCACCAACTTATAGCTCTCCCAACTTGGTATGTTTCTCATTTTATATGCAAATCTAAGACTTGTCatcatataattaatatgtGAATTCTAAGAAATTCCATTTTAAATGAATTTATCTCTATTTCTGTCACATAATTTGCATAAGTAAAAGGTTTTGTTATATTTCTAGTTCTCTCGCCCAGAAGGTGGAGTAACACATGTTCTGGTAACTGGTGGAGCTGGCTATATAGGTTCTCATGCTTCACTTAGGCTCTTAAAGGACTCATACCGTGTTACCATAGTGGTATGCCATCCCATAAACTCATCACAAATGTTTTAAACTTTGTTCAATCTTATTGTGTTTTAACTTTGCTCATCACATTTTGCAGGATAATTTATCTAGAGGAAACTTGGGTGCTGTTAAGGTTCTTAAAGAGTTATTTCCAGAGCCAGGAAGGCTTCAGTTTATTTATGCTGACTTGGGGGACAAACAAGCTGTATCCTAACTAAATCATGCTCTAAATGaagtcatataaatatatattcagtTATATACAAATTCAAAATCATGTTCTTCCTTCACTGGTTTTGTTaggttaataaaattttcagtGAAAATGCATTTGATGCAGTGATGCACTTTGCAGCTGTTGCATATGTTGGAGAAAGTACACTTCAGCCTCTtaggtaattttattttatttcaacttCTAAATTGTGGTTTGGTTATTATGTATAGGACTGCAAATTCAACTTAAATCTTATATGCATTTTTCTATACATTTCAGATATTATCACAATATCACATCAAACACCCTTCTGGTTTTGGAGGCCATGGCAGCTCACAAGGTCAAGACTTTGATCTACTCTAGTACATGTGCAACATATGGAGAACCTGAAAAGATGCCGATTACAGAAGAAACCGAACAAGTGAGAGATTCAATATCTTGGTTTCTCTTATTGAATATGGTTCCCTATCTTGAAACTGCACTTCATACTTAACCTTATAAATGTCAATAGGACATAACTTTGGATTTGCTATAAAAGAAAACACTTGGCTTTTTTGTTTTGTCTCTTGAGTTTTATTGCAGTAAGAGTTATGCTCACCAAAACAACATACTAATGTCAACCCTCTACACTACTACTGAATTATGTTTGGTTTCCTAGAAAGACAAGAAAGTAAAAACAGAGAATCTCATGCACCAGAaatcatatttatatttatgaccTGGTTTTCGGTAGAAGTCCAGAAATCATATCCTTTACATCGTCTCGTATGCCTTTTGCAGGTGCCAATTAATCCATATGGAAAAGCCAAGAAAATGGCTGAAGATATCATATTGGACTTCTCCAAAAACTCAGATATGGCTATCATGATCTTAAGGTTGGTGATGATGCTAAGATTTAttctttttctaaaattatttagtTTGCTAAAATTTGAAGCTGATTCTCTTCAGCACACTCTGTACAGCAAACATAGTATTCTAGATAACTTTTCTTTTGCTTAGATAGAATGGACACTAACAAATGATTTGCTACATCAACAGGTATTTCAATGTGATTGGGTCAGACCCAGAGGGAAGACTTGGAGAAGCTCCTAGGCCTGAACTACGTGAACAAGGTCGAATATCTGGTGCATGCTTTGATGCAGCTAGAGGAATTATTCCAGGActgaaggtactttacccagcTTTTCATGCTCTCTTATCCACTTTTAGATCAGGTTTTATCATCCAATCACTCTAGTAAATTTTGTTGATTTCAGGTGAAAGGAACAGACTATAAAACCACTGATGGTACCTGCGTAAGGGACTACATAGACGTCACCGATCTGGTTGATGCTCATGTGAAAGCTCTTACCAATGCAAAACCTGGGAAAGTTGGCATCTATAATGTTGGAACTGGAAAAGGTTGGCATTCTGATTCTCTCTTTAGTTTGAACAATGCATGTCCTGCTTGTTTCTCCTTCATTGTTAATATTCTTTGAATTACAGGTAGATCAGTAAGGGAGTTTGTGGAGGCATGTAAGAAGGCAACAGGGGTGGACATAAAGGTCGAGTACCTTGACCGAAGGCCAGGGGACTATGCTGAAGTTTACAGCGATCCTTCCAAGATAGCACAAGAGTTGAATTGGACTGCCAAGTATACAAACCTTCAAGAGAGCTTAGGGATTGCCTGGAAATGGCAAAGCTCACACCTAAATGGTTATGGCCCTCAAACCCTTTGAAGTTTGATATGTTTCTCACTCATGATAGCAAGTCAGGCTGGAGTAGAATCCCCAATATGCCATTGGAGAGGATTATGAATATTCATTGGTGGGAGTCCTTCCCCTTTTTGTTGATAAGGAGCTTAGAAAAGTAGGTCATGATACTATGCTGCAGCTCCCACtccaaaaaataaagagaaaaacaGAAGAAAACACAAATCCTTGACCCTagattatatttatagaaaCATTTGATACTTAGACTACACGTGTATACAAATTCCTGTTTCCTAAATTAAGATTTATGTTACTATTTCTGAAAAGTTCTCAAAATCAGTGTCATATTCATGATTCCTTATCAATCTCCCAGGATATAGCGTAagtgttttttattttcttttttttttcgaaaaaaaactGGTAGAAATAAGAATAGAGAAGCATCAAACCAATACAGTATTTTAAAAGAGCATAAGCCATTCTTGAACTTACAAAAATGCTTACGAAAATGAGCAATTTGTCAAGTTTATATAGTCATTTACttatattgtttaattattacaATATTTTGAACAAACTTGACAGCAGGATTAGGATGCGTTGccctttatattttcttattctGGCTGTTTTGGAGAAGTTTCTAGAAGGAAATTTGTCTTAAGGCATATAGTTCCAGGTTGATAACAAAAAAAAGCTTAGCTTTGGAAACAGCCTAATCTACCAACATCAAAGAATGCATAAAGCGGCCTCAACAACTCTCCTCGTACATTTGCAACAAAGACAATATACATTCCTCAAGTATGAAGTAGAAAAGCTGTAAAACATAATTTagtaatttgaaaaacattgtcAAACTATAAGACATCAAGTAGAAAATATTTCATATCAGACACACGATTTCTACTTCTCATTTCAGCAGTCAAACTTTTTAATATGTTGCGTACAATGGCTGTTCTAGGTTGAGCAGCATCATCAGAAAGAAAAGAATGTACCTGGTTTCCGACTTCAATCCAGCTGTATCCTGGTTGCTTCTCCGTTCTTCTCTCTTCCATCAACATTCTTATTCTTTGAACTTCTTTCCATCTGCCGGCCTCAGCATGAATGTTTGACAAGAGCACATAATTTGAAGCTCTATGAGGCTCTTGTTCTAAAAGCTTCTCAGCAGCATACTTACCAATTTCTAGATTCCGATGTATTCTTGCAGCTCCAAGCAATGCCCCCCATATACCAGGAGTTGTCTTGACTTTCATCTCCAACACCATTTTGAAAGCTTCTTCTAACCTACCAGCTCGGCCAAGCAAGTCAACCATGCAAGCATAGTGTTCAGGCAACGGTTCTATCTTGTATATTTCAGTCATACTCCTAAACAATTCCAGACCTTGAGTAATAAGCCCAGCATGACTGCATGCTGACAACACACCAATGAAGGTGACCTGATCCGGAGCCATCCCTTCTATCAGCAGTTTTTCGAAAATCCCAACTGCCTCTTTACCATATCCATTTAAAGCATAACCGGCAATCAAAGAATTCCAAGAAACAATGTCAATGTTTCCCGTTTCTTTAAACATCAGTTCAGCATTGAAAACCTTTCCACATTTCGCGTACATGGTGATGAGTGCATTGCAGACAAACAAATCAGTTCCATAACCACTTTTCACGATCAAATGGTGAAGTTGCTCCCCAATTTGCAAAGCGGCAAGATTGGCACATGCACTTAGTCCGCATGACAGAGTTGACTGATCGGGTCTTCTTCCTTCCTTTCTCATCATCAAAAAACACTTTAAAGCATCGACGTATAACCCATTTTGCAATAACCCAGAGATCAGAGAATTCCAAGATATAATGTTCTTTTTTCCCATTACATTAAAGATCTCAAATGCTTTATCCATCATACCTGCTTGAGCATAACCAGTGATCATGGTATTCCAAGAGACTAAATCCTTATTTCTCATTtgattaaacaaatattgaGCTTCTGTCATTCTACCACATTGAGCATACCCAGCAATCATGGTGTTCCAACAAACAACATCTCGCATGCCAATATGATTGAAGATTTCACTTGCTTCATCCATTCTTTTACTTTGTACATATCCAGAAATCATTGCAGTTTGAGCTGCAATATTCTTGTAAGGAATCTGGTGAAGTAGTTGTCTTGCTTCATCAAGCTTTCCAACACGAACATACCCATTTATCATTGTGGTCCATGATATAGAATCCCTCTCTGGCATCTCTGAGAACAGTTTAACGGCCTTATCAATTTGGTGGTCTTGAACATACGCTGCAAGCATTGCATTCCAAGAAACTACATTTCTACTTGGCATCTGTTCAAAGAGATTCTGTGCTTCTGCAATCCTGCCATTACGGGCGAACCCATAAAGCATTGTAACACATGTAACAACGTTCGGTTCTGGCATCTTCTTAAAGAAGTTCCAAGCAGAATCCAGATCGCCAACCTCAACAAACCCATCCACTATCAAATTCCACGAAACCACATCCCTCTCACCCATTTCCTCAAAAAACTGCACCCCAAGATGCATATCTCCATTCTTGGTATACCCTGCCAACATAGAGTTCCAAGAAACTAAATCCTTTACTGGCATTTCGTCAAACAATCTTTTAGCCTCATCATACAACCTTTTCTTAGAATAACCTGCTATCATGGCATTCCAACAAACTGTATCTCGCTTATCAGGAAGTAAACTAAACAGTTGTTTAGCCTTTTGAAGCTCGCCGTTACGTGTATAGCAAGTGATCATTAAAGTCCAAGAGAAAAGATCCCTTTTAGGCATTTTAACAAACATGTCGTAGGCTTCCTCTGCCTTATCATTATGAAGGTAGCCAGCAATCATGGCATTCCAAGAAACTAAATTTCTACGAGGCATTTTATCAAACAGGTGGCGTGCATCCCTAATTCTACCATTCTTGGCATAGGCAGAGATCATAGAATTGTAGGTTACAGTATTCTTTTGGGTCATCTGTGAGAAAAGTTTAATGGCTTCTTCAATCCGACCAGATTTTCCCAACTGGGTAATCTTAAGATTATGATTAAAAACAAGGGTGCCCATTGCAAGGTAGCCTGATTTTCCAATTTCCTCCAACTaaagaataagataaaatatcAATCAATCCAAAAAAGTTCACAGGCTAAAGTTACCACCATTAAACACCACAGGTTAACTTAAGCTATCAAGCACCAAAACGACATCGTCTACGTCCGTTCAGTTGTCCAAATCGACTTCATTACCACCTGCGCTTCACTCACAGTCACAGACAGGCGCATGTTCTGCTGTGTGCCTGAGATTATTCAGTCGCTTAAATCTGAGAAGAATCTGGGCCGTAGGATCATTCTGGGTCTATTGATGGCTGTCGTATCGCTATTTGTCAAATTCTCTTTCCTGAGTAGCCACGTGGAtgttgatttcacagaccttcAAGGATGACTCGGCCATGGCTGCTCTACAGGCCTTAACCGAGTCCTAAACTGCCATGCCTAAACGTGTTCTTGAGAGATTTTCTGtaagtaaattaattaaatttcattccCATTTTAGGTAATCATCGTCGCCGGCAACCATGGGCGATTCAGTGGCAATGATTTATTATGAAGTTGGTCACCATAAGAATCTCTGTAAtgatttattaagttttcttgatttcattatttttattgtttttgctGTTTTGTAATGTTTTAATAACTGTACCacagtttttttcttttctagcaCATTCGCCACATACAGATAATTTAATGTTTTGTTGCAAATGCATTCCCCCACTGTGTCCGATATTATCAAAGTATATGGTTGATTGTACAAAGGACGGCCATATCGGATCCCGTGGTAGCGACTTCAGTCGGAGG includes:
- the LOC115699362 gene encoding protein PAT1 homolog 2 gives rise to the protein MERSNSKDLGHFVDNSSNNALFDASQYEFFGHNVVNEVELGGLEVEKDDSTFFKSANNEYHLFEREESPGLGSLSDMDDLTSTFAKLNKNVTGPRHPGVIGDRGSGSFSRESSSATDWMQDGDFSNWLDQQMFDTESVEEEKRWSSQPQSSLRFGESKPLYRTSSYPQQPLQHQFSNEPIIVPKSVYTSFPPPGSKSQQASPHQPNHSSLPGASQMPFSTPNLSHMSNPNLHLAGLPHGLHYGGNMSQFTSPGLSFNSRPQNHWVSHAGILHGDDSSLLNNILQQQLSHQNGLLPPQLLSPQQLQQQRLHHSVQPSLAHFAALQSQIYSTHPSPSHRAMLGLPDIREQRPKHRSNKNLRFSQQASDTSSQKSDSGRLQFRSKHMTSEEIESILKMQHAATHSNDPYIDDYYHQASLAKKASGSRSKQPFCPSHLRELPSRARGSSDQHSHLSADALGRLPLSSIRRPRPLLEVDPPLTGSGDGSSEQVSERPLEQEPMLAARITIEDGLCLLLDIDDIDRLLQSGQSQDGGVQLRRRRQILLEGMAASIQLVDPLGKNSHAVGLAPKDDLVFLRLVSLPKGRKLLSRFLQLLFPGSELARIVCMAIFRHLRFLFGGLPSDQGAADTTTNLAKTVSTCVNGMDLRALSACLVAVVCSTEQPPLRPLGSPAGDGAAVILKSVLERATELLTDPHAVGGCSMPNRALWQASFDEFFGLLTKYCLSKYETIVQSIYSQTQPSTEVISAEASKAIHREMPVELLRASLPHTDEHQRKLLSDFAQRSMPISGFSTHGSSGGQLNSESVRG
- the LOC115699693 gene encoding UDP-arabinose 4-epimerase 1 isoform X1, translating into MMGYIKSFCGMDFVDSKRKNNFSVRIFLAAFLVSLSIFWFKSPTYSSPNLFSRPEGGVTHVLVTGGAGYIGSHASLRLLKDSYRVTIVDNLSRGNLGAVKVLKELFPEPGRLQFIYADLGDKQAVNKIFSENAFDAVMHFAAVAYVGESTLQPLRYYHNITSNTLLVLEAMAAHKVKTLIYSSTCATYGEPEKMPITEETEQVPINPYGKAKKMAEDIILDFSKNSDMAIMILRYFNVIGSDPEGRLGEAPRPELREQGRISGACFDAARGIIPGLKVKGTDYKTTDGTCVRDYIDVTDLVDAHVKALTNAKPGKVGIYNVGTGKGRSVREFVEACKKATGVDIKVEYLDRRPGDYAEVYSDPSKIAQELNWTAKYTNLQESLGIAWKWQSSHLNGYGPQTL
- the LOC115699693 gene encoding UDP-arabinose 4-epimerase 1 isoform X2, translated to MDFVDSKRKNNFSVRIFLAAFLVSLSIFWFKSPTYSSPNLFSRPEGGVTHVLVTGGAGYIGSHASLRLLKDSYRVTIVDNLSRGNLGAVKVLKELFPEPGRLQFIYADLGDKQAVNKIFSENAFDAVMHFAAVAYVGESTLQPLRYYHNITSNTLLVLEAMAAHKVKTLIYSSTCATYGEPEKMPITEETEQVPINPYGKAKKMAEDIILDFSKNSDMAIMILRYFNVIGSDPEGRLGEAPRPELREQGRISGACFDAARGIIPGLKVKGTDYKTTDGTCVRDYIDVTDLVDAHVKALTNAKPGKVGIYNVGTGKGRSVREFVEACKKATGVDIKVEYLDRRPGDYAEVYSDPSKIAQELNWTAKYTNLQESLGIAWKWQSSHLNGYGPQTL
- the LOC115699692 gene encoding pentatricopeptide repeat-containing protein At4g02750; this encodes MGTLVFNHNLKITQLGKSGRIEEAIKLFSQMTQKNTVTYNSMISAYAKNGRIRDARHLFDKMPRRNLVSWNAMIAGYLHNDKAEEAYDMFVKMPKRDLFSWTLMITCYTRNGELQKAKQLFSLLPDKRDTVCWNAMIAGYSKKRLYDEAKRLFDEMPVKDLVSWNSMLAGYTKNGDMHLGVQFFEEMGERDVVSWNLIVDGFVEVGDLDSAWNFFKKMPEPNVVTCVTMLYGFARNGRIAEAQNLFEQMPSRNVVSWNAMLAAYVQDHQIDKAVKLFSEMPERDSISWTTMINGYVRVGKLDEARQLLHQIPYKNIAAQTAMISGYVQSKRMDEASEIFNHIGMRDVVCWNTMIAGYAQCGRMTEAQYLFNQMRNKDLVSWNTMITGYAQAGMMDKAFEIFNVMGKKNIISWNSLISGLLQNGLYVDALKCFLMMRKEGRRPDQSTLSCGLSACANLAALQIGEQLHHLIVKSGYGTDLFVCNALITMYAKCGKVFNAELMFKETGNIDIVSWNSLIAGYALNGYGKEAVGIFEKLLIEGMAPDQVTFIGVLSACSHAGLITQGLELFRSMTEIYKIEPLPEHYACMVDLLGRAGRLEEAFKMVLEMKVKTTPGIWGALLGAARIHRNLEIGKYAAEKLLEQEPHRASNYVLLSNIHAEAGRWKEVQRIRMLMEERRTEKQPGYSWIEVGNQVHSFLSDDAAQPRTAIVRNILKSLTAEMRSRNRVSDMKYFLLDVL